In Raphanus sativus cultivar WK10039 chromosome 5, ASM80110v3, whole genome shotgun sequence, the following proteins share a genomic window:
- the LOC108860071 gene encoding F-box/LRR-repeat protein At3g60040 — MEANSELRDAISWLPDEVLGKILSLLPTKLAASTSVLAKKWRNVFRLVHTLDFDDSDLVKPEEGKEEWPVIRESFRNFVDRTLALQCGSPINNFSLKFRIHDVDVKREMAHASGWICNALERGVLEMSLSFKRKYKHLFLPSELLTSKTLVKLSLGTQIYLGEFPPNVSLPALKSLFIDTIVFGRDDLCGVLLRGCPLLEELYVRHRECEGAPFYISNPTIKKLSVYYEFQFARWDGMTLDAPSLVSLNYRDFALEEYTYVNLASLVEARLDIRYSKTIKDPDLSGLIIGISNVEILHLSPASADVISRCVEDGRLVLPVFKNLVNLSFGSYNEQNWKLLPYLLKQSPKVETLIIQGLEDGGYTGNVTIGQFQVKELHVVGYKGTAKELLHLKSLLAGTECIPRVRVVFPEDVVVDAATIFQTRRDLFTLVGVVSTEIVYFD; from the exons ATGGAAGCCAACAGTGAGTTGAGAGATGCAATCAGCTGGCTTCCTGACGAGGTCCTGGGAAAGATCTTGTCCTTACTTCCAACCAAACTTGCTGCTTCAACATCTGTTCTTGCTAAAAAGTGGAGGAATGTGTTTAGATTAGTGCACACTCTTGATTTCGATGATTCTGATTTGGTGAAACCTGAAGAGGGTAAAGAAGAGTGGCCCGTGATCCGGGAGAGCTTCAGGAATTTTGTGGACAGAACACTGGCTTTGCAATGCGGTTCTCCTATCAATAACTTCTCTCTCAAGTTTCGCATTCACGACGTGGACGTGAAGAGGGAAATGGCTCATGCGTCCGGCTGGATATGTAATGCACTAGAGCGTGGTGTTTTGGAGATGAGCCTGAGTTTCAAAAGGAAGTATAAACACCTTTTTCTACCCTCTGAGCTCTTAACGAGCAAGACGCTGGTTAAGCTGTCACTGGGAACACAAATTTATCTTGGGGAGTTTCCTCCAAATGTGTCTCTTCCAGCGCTCAAGAGTCTCTTCATCGACACTATTGTTTTTGGACGTGACGATCTGTGTGGTGTGCTTCTTCGTGGATGTCCATTGCTGGAGGAGTTATATGTACGTCACCGCGAGTGTGAAGGAGCCCCATTCTACATATCTAATCCGACCATTAAGAAGCTATCAGTTTACTATGAGTTTCAGTTTGCAAGGTGGGATGGTATGACACTTGACGCCCCAAGTCTTGTGTCCCTTAACTACCGCGATTTTGCGTTAGAGGAGTACACATATGTGAACTTGGCTTCCCTTGTGGAAGCTAGGCTAGATATTCGTTACTCTAAAACGATCAAAGATCCGGATCTGTCGGGTCTCATTATAGGGATAAGCAACGTCGAGATCCTGCATCTTTCTCCCGCTTCTGCTGAT GTGATTTCTCGATGTGTTGAAGATGGACGACTAGTTTTACCGGTGTTCAAGAATCTAGTTAACTTATCTTTTGGGAGTTACAACGAACAAAATTGGAAACTGCTGCCATATCTGCTTAAGCAGTCTCCAAAGGTTGAAACACTGATCAtccag GGTCTGGAAGATGGTGGTTACACAGGCAATGTTACTATTGGTCAGTTCCAAGTCAAGGAGCTGCATGTTGTTGGTTATAAAGGAACTGCTAAAGAGCTTCTACACTTGAAGAGTTTGCTTGCGGGAACTGAATGCATCCCACGAGTGCGAGTGGTGTTCCCTGAAGATGTTGTGGTCGATGCTGCCACAATTTTTCAAACCCGTAGGGATCTTTTTACCCTTGTTGGAGTTGTTTCTACCGAAATCGTATATTTCGACTAG
- the LOC108861163 gene encoding uncharacterized protein LOC108861163, with product MATKLIVLCCFLTYALAMAAALSEGDPPVARKFGGEDWPREEAEAPEISHSEETVRRSHHHSTVDRSVAGGGVILGGLATTFLVVVFCYLRATKKHKPSFADETGTPKVLV from the coding sequence ATGGCTACAAAACTTATAGTCCTATGCTGCTTTCTAACGTACGCATTGGCTATGGCAGCAGCATTATCGGAAGGTGATCCCCCGGTAGCAAGAAAGTTCGGTGGGGAAGACTGGCCAAGAGAGGAGGCAGAAGCACCGGAGATTTCACATTCAGAAGAGACTGTAAGGCGAAGCCACCACCATTCTACTGTGGACAGATCGGTGGCCGGCGGTGGAGTTATTCTTGGTGGTTTAGCAACTACGTTTCTTGTGGTGGTGTTTTGTTATCTAAGGGCCACCAAGAAACACAAACCCAGTTTTGCTGACGAGACTGGGACTCCTAAGGTTTTAGTTTGA